One segment of Formicincola oecophyllae DNA contains the following:
- a CDS encoding Tim44 domain-containing protein, whose translation MTTTHTLSHRRAHPFMASLLIAVTGLSLLAPSAAEARAGRGFSMGSRGSHTWSAPPRTSLTPHWARPMDRTYTPRPQFDRPAQAPSMQRPLMGNRPMTMAQRPGFVSRHPFMTGFMGGLLGAGLFGMLSGHGILSGFTGGSSLFGFLLQVLILALIIRWLIKLWQGRNLGAVSQENQAQGQLAPAQQAPAQQPFTPTPADYNAFSAMLVQVETAWGQLDMNTLQRLTTPEMYQYFSEQLDELSQKGLRNHTGDVRFIHGDLSEAWIENGQAYATVAMQYSLLDYTVDAGGTVVDGSRTAPQTVTEDWTFVRPAAGGTWRLSAIQQAG comes from the coding sequence ATGACCACCACCCACACCCTTTCCCATAGGCGTGCCCACCCCTTCATGGCATCTCTGCTCATTGCGGTGACAGGCCTTTCGCTTCTGGCGCCTAGCGCTGCGGAGGCACGCGCAGGGCGCGGCTTCTCCATGGGCAGTCGCGGCTCCCACACCTGGAGCGCGCCGCCGCGCACCAGCCTGACCCCCCATTGGGCGCGCCCAATGGACCGCACCTACACCCCCCGCCCGCAGTTCGATCGCCCCGCCCAAGCACCCTCCATGCAGCGCCCCCTGATGGGAAACAGACCTATGACCATGGCACAGCGCCCCGGATTCGTTTCGCGCCACCCCTTTATGACAGGCTTCATGGGGGGGCTGCTGGGGGCGGGGCTGTTCGGGATGCTTTCAGGCCACGGCATCCTGAGTGGCTTCACAGGGGGCAGTTCCCTGTTTGGGTTCCTGCTGCAGGTCCTCATCCTGGCGCTGATCATCCGTTGGCTCATCAAGCTGTGGCAAGGGCGCAACCTGGGTGCCGTGAGCCAGGAAAATCAAGCGCAGGGCCAGTTGGCCCCTGCCCAGCAGGCGCCTGCGCAGCAGCCCTTCACCCCCACTCCAGCTGATTACAACGCGTTCTCCGCCATGTTGGTCCAGGTGGAGACCGCCTGGGGCCAGCTGGACATGAACACCCTTCAGCGCCTGACTACGCCTGAGATGTACCAGTACTTCTCAGAGCAGCTGGACGAGCTGAGCCAGAAAGGCCTGCGCAACCACACAGGCGACGTGCGCTTCATCCATGGCGACCTTTCAGAAGCCTGGATTGAGAACGGCCAGGCCTACGCCACCGTGGCCATGCAGTACAGCCTGCTTGACTACACTGTGGACGCTGGTGGCACTGTGGTGGACGGCAGCCGCACAGCGCCACAGACCGTGACGGAGGACTGGACGTTCGTCCGCCCGGCCGCAGGTGGGACGTGGCGCCTTTCAGCCATCCAGCAGGCTGGCTGA
- the greB gene encoding transcription elongation factor GreB, which produces MPPSRQPSRSTPSSQSGQGGKPALHRYLSPQGHERFKRELEELTRVERPKVVEVVSWAASNGDRSENADYHYGKRRLREIDRRIRFLVRKLDEAIIVDPAAQTNRGRAFFGATVRYVDENDVEATATLMGVDEADTVRGEISLLSPLARALLGTKVGDEVTVATPKGPRLLEVLAITYPPARPVG; this is translated from the coding sequence ATGCCACCCTCACGCCAACCCTCACGCTCCACCCCAAGCAGCCAATCTGGCCAAGGGGGCAAGCCAGCTTTGCACCGCTACCTCTCCCCCCAAGGCCATGAGCGTTTCAAGCGGGAGCTGGAGGAGCTGACGCGGGTTGAGCGCCCCAAGGTCGTTGAGGTCGTCTCCTGGGCGGCCTCCAATGGCGACCGCTCTGAAAACGCTGATTACCACTACGGCAAGCGCCGCCTGCGCGAAATTGACAGGCGCATCCGCTTTCTGGTCAGGAAGCTTGATGAGGCCATCATCGTTGATCCAGCCGCCCAAACTAACCGCGGGCGCGCTTTCTTCGGCGCCACGGTGCGCTACGTTGACGAAAACGATGTTGAAGCCACAGCAACCCTCATGGGCGTTGATGAAGCCGATACAGTGCGTGGCGAGATCAGCCTCCTCTCCCCCTTGGCCCGCGCGCTGCTTGGCACCAAGGTGGGTGATGAGGTGACGGTCGCTACCCCCAAGGGCCCCCGCTTGCTGGAAGTGCTGGCCATCACCTACCCCCCTGCCAGGCCTGTTGGCTGA
- a CDS encoding M16 family metallopeptidase, with translation MTDTPSIKRTTLPNGLEIATDHMPGVETVSFGAYVAAGTRHEEEAHNGVAHFLEHMAFKGTAKRSSAAIAEVVENVGGAINAYTARENTAYYVKLLKGDLALGVDIIGDILTGSLFAPEEIERERGVILQEIGQANDMPDDVAFDTFQATAYPSQPMGWPTLGPAATIAAMGRDALTGYMKRHYSTRNTVIAAAGNLDHDELVRHVAQAFASLPSAEVPKAMPARYVGGRVHTPRDLDQVHFMLGFEAPSYRDDTYYAAMVLSTLLGGGMSSRLFQEIREKRGLVYSVYSFVSPYEDSGVFGIHAGTGPEKLAELVPVLIDELRRLDQPVQADELARARAQLKASLLMARESTGSRCGQLARQIQVHGRPIPVEETVARIEAVTADDIIAIAQKMLSSSPVVSTVGMAEGEFAPETISQALKR, from the coding sequence ATGACTGACACCCCTTCCATCAAGCGCACCACCCTGCCCAACGGTCTTGAAATCGCCACTGACCACATGCCAGGGGTGGAGACCGTCTCCTTTGGTGCCTATGTGGCCGCTGGCACGCGCCATGAGGAGGAGGCCCATAATGGCGTGGCCCATTTCCTGGAGCACATGGCCTTCAAAGGTACAGCTAAGCGCAGCAGTGCTGCCATCGCTGAGGTGGTGGAGAATGTGGGGGGTGCTATCAACGCCTACACAGCGCGCGAGAACACAGCTTACTACGTCAAGCTCCTCAAGGGGGATTTGGCGCTGGGGGTGGACATTATCGGCGATATCCTGACGGGCAGCCTCTTCGCCCCTGAGGAAATCGAGCGCGAGCGCGGCGTCATCCTCCAGGAGATTGGCCAAGCCAACGACATGCCAGACGATGTGGCCTTCGACACCTTCCAGGCCACAGCCTACCCCAGCCAGCCAATGGGCTGGCCCACGCTGGGGCCTGCTGCTACCATCGCTGCCATGGGGCGCGATGCCCTAACAGGCTATATGAAGCGCCATTACAGCACGCGCAACACTGTGATAGCTGCCGCCGGCAACCTGGACCATGACGAGCTTGTGCGCCACGTGGCGCAAGCGTTCGCAAGCTTGCCCAGCGCGGAAGTGCCCAAGGCCATGCCGGCACGCTACGTTGGTGGGCGCGTCCACACCCCGCGTGACCTCGACCAAGTCCATTTCATGCTGGGGTTTGAAGCCCCCAGCTACCGTGACGACACCTACTACGCCGCCATGGTGCTCTCCACCCTTCTGGGTGGGGGGATGTCATCGCGCCTGTTCCAGGAAATCCGCGAAAAGCGCGGCCTGGTCTACAGTGTTTACAGCTTTGTTAGCCCTTATGAGGACAGCGGCGTTTTCGGCATTCACGCTGGGACGGGGCCAGAAAAGCTGGCTGAGCTGGTGCCTGTGCTGATTGATGAGCTCAGGCGCCTTGACCAACCCGTCCAGGCTGATGAACTCGCCCGTGCCCGCGCCCAGCTCAAAGCATCCCTCCTGATGGCGCGTGAGAGCACAGGCAGCCGCTGCGGCCAGCTGGCGCGGCAGATCCAGGTGCACGGCCGCCCCATCCCCGTGGAGGAGACGGTGGCGCGTATTGAGGCCGTGACGGCTGATGACATCATCGCCATTGCGCAAAAGATGTTGTCATCAAGCCCTGTTGTCAGCACTGTGGGCATGGCGGAAGGGGAGTTCGCCCCTGAGACCATCAGCCAGGCCCTCAAACGTTGA
- the gshB gene encoding glutathione synthase, which yields MNSPRRLVAVQMDPLEQVDIKGDTTFALMLEAQRRGHELMVYNPSDLALEVGGTPNPGLLSAQVRPVQVQRVAGAHATFGPARAIDLDGADVILMRQDPPFDMAYITATFLLEHVHGASKRSASGQTLVVNNPTAVRNAPEKLLVTQFPQFMPPTLVTADRSAMEIFRKRHGDIIVKPLYGNGGAGVFRVRPDDGNWKALLELFAAHSREPLMLQRYEPAVTKGDKRIILVDGEPIGAINRVPQEGETRSNMHVGGVAEKATLTARDRAICAGIGPYLREHGLILTGIDVIGDWLTEINVTSPTGLQELDRFDGINSAALVWDAIERRLAAGASPKAA from the coding sequence ATGAACAGCCCCCGCCGCCTGGTCGCCGTCCAGATGGACCCCCTTGAACAGGTCGACATCAAGGGCGACACCACATTCGCCCTGATGCTCGAAGCCCAGCGGCGTGGCCATGAGTTGATGGTCTATAACCCTAGCGACCTAGCGCTGGAGGTGGGCGGCACCCCCAACCCTGGACTGCTGTCAGCCCAAGTGCGCCCTGTGCAAGTGCAGCGCGTGGCAGGCGCCCATGCGACATTTGGCCCTGCGCGCGCCATCGACCTGGACGGGGCGGACGTCATCCTGATGCGCCAAGACCCCCCTTTCGACATGGCCTACATCACAGCCACTTTCCTGCTGGAGCACGTCCATGGCGCAAGCAAGCGCAGCGCCTCTGGCCAGACATTGGTGGTGAATAACCCCACCGCTGTGCGCAACGCACCTGAGAAGCTCCTCGTCACACAGTTCCCGCAGTTCATGCCGCCCACGCTGGTCACCGCTGACCGCAGCGCTATGGAGATATTTCGCAAGCGCCATGGCGACATCATCGTTAAGCCACTTTACGGCAATGGCGGCGCTGGCGTGTTCCGCGTCCGCCCTGACGATGGCAACTGGAAGGCCCTTTTGGAACTGTTCGCCGCCCACAGCCGCGAACCCTTAATGCTGCAGCGCTACGAGCCTGCAGTGACCAAAGGGGACAAGCGCATCATCTTGGTGGATGGCGAACCCATTGGCGCCATCAACCGCGTTCCGCAAGAGGGGGAGACGCGCTCCAACATGCATGTGGGCGGTGTGGCGGAGAAAGCCACCCTAACAGCGCGTGACCGCGCCATCTGCGCTGGCATCGGCCCTTACCTGCGCGAGCATGGGCTGATTTTGACGGGCATTGACGTCATCGGCGACTGGTTGACGGAAATCAACGTCACCTCCCCCACTGGCCTGCAGGAGCTGGACCGTTTCGATGGCATCAACAGCGCAGCCTTGGTGTGGGACGCCATTGAAAGGCGCCTGGCAGCGGGCGCCTCCCCAAAGGCAGCCTGA
- the uvrB gene encoding excinuclease ABC subunit UvrB, whose translation MPAPETPPENITPNTLQATQSTVPASASPARKSTAKPARPVEAKQTDFMPERMPARPLVKPFKLHAGFTPSGDQPEAIKELVKGLEDGERDQVLLGVTGSGKTFTMASVIEKAQRPTLLMAPNKTLAAQLYQEMKQFFPENAVEYFVSYYDFYQPEAYVPRTDTFIEKDSQRNERIDRMRHAATQALLERNDVIIVASVSSIYGIGSPESYARMTVEMKPGLDLSRDDLVRSLVELQYERNDMAFERGRFRVRGDSIDIFPVQNEDRAWRVAFFGDEIESIIEFDPLTGEKTATRERAILYPNSHYVTPRPTLNQAMKGITVELGDRLAELKGQNKLLEAQRLEQRTNFDLEMIETAGVCKGIENYSRYLSGRRPGDPPPTLFEYLPENALLIVDESHVAVPQIGGMARGDQARKSTLAEHGFRLPSCLDNRPLSFAEWDAFRPQTVFVSATPGPWEMERTEGAFAEQLIRPTGLLDPITVVKPVEGQVDDLFHEARETIAQGGRVLVTTLTKRMAEDLTEYLSEHGVKVRYLHSDIDTLERIEIIRDLRLGVFDVLVGINLLREGLDIPECALVAILDADKEGFLRSRTSLVQTIGRAARNENGRVILYADTMTGSLKEALEETARRRAKQMAWNEAHNITPKSVSSRINDSAFPEREEEGQDQQAQTPEPQVDAGPPLEKLRQQMREAAVALEFEEAARLRDEIARREALELGLAVPQLAAPPGAAARPKRRRRS comes from the coding sequence ATGCCAGCACCAGAGACACCCCCCGAAAACATCACTCCAAACACGCTTCAAGCCACGCAAAGCACCGTTCCAGCCAGCGCGTCCCCAGCCCGGAAATCAACCGCCAAACCAGCACGCCCTGTTGAAGCCAAGCAAACCGACTTCATGCCAGAGCGGATGCCCGCACGCCCCCTCGTCAAGCCATTCAAGCTTCACGCTGGCTTCACCCCCTCAGGTGACCAGCCAGAGGCCATCAAAGAACTGGTCAAGGGGCTTGAGGACGGCGAGCGTGACCAGGTCCTGCTGGGGGTGACGGGTTCTGGCAAAACCTTCACCATGGCCAGCGTAATTGAGAAGGCCCAGCGCCCAACGCTTCTCATGGCGCCCAATAAAACGTTGGCAGCCCAGCTCTACCAGGAAATGAAGCAGTTCTTCCCTGAAAACGCGGTTGAGTACTTCGTCTCCTACTATGATTTCTACCAGCCCGAAGCCTACGTGCCGCGCACGGACACCTTCATTGAGAAGGACAGCCAGCGCAATGAGCGCATCGACCGTATGCGCCACGCCGCTACCCAGGCCCTTCTGGAGCGCAACGACGTCATCATCGTGGCTTCCGTCTCCAGCATCTACGGCATTGGGTCGCCTGAATCCTACGCCCGCATGACGGTGGAGATGAAGCCGGGCCTTGACCTCAGCCGTGACGATCTGGTGCGCTCGCTTGTGGAACTGCAATATGAGCGCAACGACATGGCCTTTGAGCGCGGGCGCTTCCGCGTGCGTGGCGACAGCATCGACATCTTCCCCGTCCAGAACGAGGACCGCGCCTGGCGTGTGGCCTTTTTCGGTGACGAGATCGAATCCATTATTGAGTTCGACCCCCTGACAGGCGAGAAGACTGCCACGCGTGAGCGCGCCATCCTCTACCCCAATTCCCATTACGTCACCCCCCGCCCCACCTTGAACCAGGCCATGAAGGGCATCACGGTGGAGCTGGGAGACCGCCTGGCCGAGCTCAAAGGCCAGAATAAGCTCCTGGAGGCCCAGCGCCTGGAGCAGCGCACCAACTTCGACCTGGAAATGATCGAGACGGCAGGCGTCTGCAAAGGGATTGAGAACTATTCGCGCTACCTTTCAGGGCGCAGGCCAGGGGACCCGCCCCCAACGCTTTTCGAGTACCTGCCTGAAAACGCCTTGCTGATCGTTGATGAGAGCCACGTCGCCGTGCCGCAGATTGGCGGCATGGCGCGCGGTGACCAGGCGCGCAAATCCACCCTTGCCGAACACGGCTTCAGGCTGCCTTCCTGCCTGGACAACCGCCCCCTTTCCTTTGCTGAATGGGACGCTTTCAGGCCGCAGACGGTTTTCGTCTCAGCAACGCCTGGCCCTTGGGAGATGGAGCGCACGGAAGGCGCCTTCGCTGAGCAGCTCATCAGGCCAACGGGGCTTCTTGACCCCATTACGGTGGTCAAGCCCGTTGAAGGGCAGGTGGATGATTTGTTCCATGAAGCGCGTGAGACCATCGCCCAAGGTGGGCGGGTGCTCGTCACCACTTTAACCAAGCGCATGGCTGAGGACTTGACAGAGTACCTTTCAGAGCATGGTGTCAAGGTGCGCTACCTCCATTCCGACATCGACACGCTGGAGCGCATCGAGATCATCCGTGACCTGCGCTTGGGCGTGTTTGACGTCCTGGTGGGCATCAATTTGCTGAGGGAAGGGCTGGACATCCCCGAATGCGCGCTTGTCGCCATCCTGGATGCTGATAAGGAGGGCTTCCTACGCTCGCGCACGTCTTTGGTGCAGACCATTGGCCGGGCGGCGCGCAATGAGAATGGGCGCGTCATCCTCTATGCTGACACCATGACGGGCAGCTTGAAGGAGGCGCTTGAGGAGACAGCGCGCCGCCGCGCCAAGCAAATGGCCTGGAATGAGGCCCACAATATCACGCCTAAGAGCGTTTCAAGCCGCATCAACGACAGCGCCTTCCCAGAGCGGGAGGAGGAAGGGCAAGACCAGCAGGCGCAAACCCCTGAGCCCCAGGTGGACGCTGGACCACCCTTGGAGAAGCTGCGCCAGCAAATGCGTGAGGCCGCCGTGGCGCTGGAGTTTGAGGAGGCTGCGCGCCTGCGCGATGAGATCGCCCGCAGGGAGGCCCTTGAGCTTGGGCTGGCCGTGCCCCAGCTTGCAGCGCCGCCAGGGGCTGCGGCGCGCCCCAAGCGGCGGCGCAGAAGTTAA
- a CDS encoding class I SAM-dependent methyltransferase: protein MSSTTEPRFPLDAEGVKAAYHRWARFYDIVFGTVSSWGRRSAVDRVNTLPGDRVLEVGVGTGLALPHYRRRKKITGIDLSGDMLAHARERVNKLRLSNVERLAEMDAEATDFPENSFDIAVAMYVASVVPHPRRLLAELKRVVKPGGHILFINHFEAKHGWRRTVEQLMAKNSRTLGWHPDFAMESLLPPEDMARATITPMHPMGLFTLVTMPNSKKD, encoded by the coding sequence ATGAGTTCCACTACCGAGCCACGGTTTCCACTGGATGCCGAAGGGGTCAAGGCCGCCTATCACCGCTGGGCACGTTTTTACGACATTGTTTTTGGCACCGTCTCCTCCTGGGGGCGGCGCAGTGCGGTGGACCGCGTCAACACCCTCCCTGGTGATAGGGTGCTGGAAGTGGGCGTGGGGACCGGCCTAGCGCTGCCACACTATAGGCGGCGGAAGAAAATAACGGGCATCGATCTTTCAGGTGACATGCTCGCCCACGCCCGCGAGCGCGTCAACAAGCTGCGCCTTTCCAACGTGGAACGGCTGGCGGAGATGGACGCTGAGGCAACCGACTTTCCCGAGAACAGCTTTGACATCGCTGTTGCCATGTATGTGGCGTCCGTGGTGCCGCACCCACGCCGCCTGCTGGCGGAACTCAAACGCGTGGTCAAGCCTGGTGGGCATATTCTGTTCATCAACCATTTTGAGGCCAAGCACGGTTGGCGCCGCACAGTGGAACAGCTAATGGCCAAAAACTCCCGCACGCTGGGGTGGCACCCTGACTTCGCTATGGAAAGCTTGCTGCCGCCTGAAGATATGGCGCGCGCCACCATCACCCCCATGCACCCCATGGGGCTGTTCACCCTTGTAACCATGCCCAATTCCAAGAAGGACTGA
- the wrbA gene encoding NAD(P)H:quinone oxidoreductase — translation MTQAPRILVLYYSTYGHTEKMAQAVAEGARQAGAQCDLRRVPELVPEKVAESHGFKLDQPAPLAVPEELPSYDGIIIGAPTRFGRLPSQMASFWERTGQEWLQGKLIGKVGAVFTSTGTQHGGQETTLFSLAINLMAHGMVVAGLPYSYKGLLEDGTVSGGAPWGAGTSAGADGKRQPIANELEGASFLGAHVAKLAAKLKD, via the coding sequence ATGACCCAGGCACCACGCATCCTTGTCCTTTACTATTCCACCTATGGCCACACGGAGAAAATGGCCCAAGCAGTGGCAGAAGGTGCACGCCAGGCTGGCGCGCAGTGCGACCTGCGGCGCGTGCCAGAGCTGGTGCCTGAAAAAGTGGCGGAAAGCCATGGTTTCAAACTGGACCAGCCTGCCCCCCTGGCCGTGCCTGAAGAACTGCCAAGCTATGACGGCATCATCATCGGGGCGCCAACACGCTTTGGGCGGCTGCCTTCGCAGATGGCCAGCTTTTGGGAACGCACCGGCCAGGAATGGCTGCAAGGCAAGCTGATTGGCAAAGTGGGTGCCGTGTTCACCTCCACAGGTACCCAGCATGGCGGGCAGGAAACCACGCTGTTTTCACTGGCCATCAACCTCATGGCCCATGGCATGGTGGTGGCAGGCCTGCCCTACAGCTACAAAGGCCTGCTTGAGGACGGCACGGTTTCTGGCGGTGCACCTTGGGGTGCTGGGACCAGCGCTGGCGCAGACGGCAAGCGCCAGCCTATAGCTAATGAGCTTGAGGGGGCGTCATTCCTGGGGGCGCATGTTGCTAAGCTTGCTGCCAAGCTCAAAGATTGA
- the thrC gene encoding threonine synthase — MHYHSTRSAPSSQFAASQGAPATFTDVLLGGLAPDGGLYVPSQWPKLDKETLRAWRKLDYPALAARTISLFAGEDIPLPTLEAMTKRAYSRFGHSAIVPLVEVSPGLYALELFHGPTLAFKDMAMQMLGELFEEALKRRNAHVTIVGATSGDTGSAALEAFKGKENVNIVILHPLGRTSEVQRRQMTSVQAPNVLNIAIEGDFDDCQAMVKAMFADSAFREEVHLSAVNSINWARIAAQVAYFIHAALKLGAPDRPVSFAVPTGNFGNVLAAWGAKQMGVPVSRLCVGSNQNDILTRFLHNNDMSRSPVAPSLSPSMDIQVSSNFERLLHESLGRDGEACKATMESFAQTGAMAVPEQAWQRITAHFMGRSLDDGATLNAMKRFADGGYVADPHTAIGLVAGEGGLEPGVPMIVAATAHPAKFPDAVHKATGQRPAQPAQLEGLWQRPERCLTLPADLAKVKQAVATFSRRDS; from the coding sequence ATGCATTACCATTCCACCCGTTCTGCGCCATCCAGCCAATTTGCTGCCAGCCAAGGCGCCCCAGCCACCTTTACAGATGTCCTCCTTGGCGGGCTGGCACCCGATGGCGGCCTTTACGTGCCCAGCCAATGGCCCAAGCTGGACAAGGAAACGCTGCGCGCCTGGCGCAAGCTGGACTACCCAGCCCTGGCAGCACGCACCATCAGCCTGTTCGCAGGCGAGGACATCCCCTTGCCCACTTTGGAGGCCATGACAAAGCGCGCCTACAGCCGCTTTGGCCACAGCGCCATCGTCCCCCTAGTGGAAGTCAGCCCAGGGCTTTACGCCCTGGAACTTTTCCACGGCCCCACCTTGGCCTTCAAAGACATGGCCATGCAGATGCTGGGGGAGCTGTTTGAGGAAGCCCTGAAGCGCCGCAACGCCCATGTCACCATTGTTGGCGCCACCTCCGGCGATACAGGCTCCGCTGCGCTGGAGGCCTTCAAAGGCAAGGAAAACGTCAATATCGTTATTCTGCACCCGTTGGGCCGCACCTCTGAAGTGCAGCGCCGGCAGATGACGAGCGTTCAAGCGCCCAATGTCCTCAACATCGCTATTGAAGGGGACTTTGACGACTGCCAGGCTATGGTCAAAGCCATGTTCGCTGACAGCGCCTTCAGGGAGGAGGTGCACCTTTCAGCCGTCAATTCTATCAACTGGGCGCGCATCGCAGCCCAAGTGGCCTATTTCATCCACGCCGCCTTGAAGCTCGGTGCGCCTGACAGGCCTGTTTCATTCGCTGTACCCACAGGCAATTTCGGCAACGTCCTGGCGGCCTGGGGGGCCAAGCAAATGGGGGTGCCTGTCAGCAGGCTCTGCGTTGGGTCTAACCAGAATGACATCCTTACGCGGTTCCTCCACAACAATGACATGAGCCGCAGCCCTGTGGCGCCCAGTCTCTCCCCCTCCATGGACATTCAGGTTTCCTCCAATTTCGAGCGCCTCCTTCATGAAAGCCTGGGGCGTGATGGGGAAGCCTGCAAAGCCACCATGGAAAGCTTCGCCCAGACAGGCGCCATGGCTGTGCCTGAGCAGGCGTGGCAACGCATCACGGCGCATTTCATGGGCCGCTCCCTTGATGATGGCGCAACACTGAACGCCATGAAGCGCTTTGCGGATGGGGGCTATGTCGCCGACCCCCACACAGCTATTGGTCTGGTGGCTGGGGAAGGGGGGCTGGAGCCTGGCGTGCCCATGATCGTGGCGGCCACCGCCCACCCTGCCAAATTCCCTGACGCCGTCCACAAAGCCACCGGCCAGCGCCCAGCCCAGCCAGCGCAGCTGGAAGGGCTGTGGCAGCGGCCAGAGCGCTGCCTGACCTTGCCAGCCGACCTGGCAAAGGTGAAGCAGGCTGTGGCCACCTTCAGCAGGCGTGATAGCTGA